The window AGGGCCTGCTCACCACGCCCTTGCGCGATCGCTTCGGCATTCCGGTGCGCCTGCAGTTCTACACCGAGAATGAGCTGTCCGAAGTCGTGCGGCGCGGGGCGCGATTGCTCGATGTCGCCATGGCCGATGAAGGTGCTCGCGAGATTGCCCGCCGTGCCCGCGGAACGCCGCGTGTGGCGGGGCGCCTGCTGCGCCGGGTGCGGGACTTTGCGCAGGTGAAGGGAAGCGGCGAGGTTACTGCCGATATCGCCGATGAAGCGCTGACCCGGCTGGAGATCGACTCCCTCGGCCTCGATGCGATGGATCGCCGCTACCTCACCATGATTGCAGAGACCTATAAAGGTGGTCCGGTGGGGGTGGAAACGCTTGCGGCTGGCCTCGCCGAGCCGCGCGACACGGTGGAGGAAGTGGTTGAGCCGTACCTCATCCAATTGGGCCTGATCGCACGGACTGCGCGCGGGCGCTGCCTCAACGATGGCGGATGGAATCACCTGGGAATCACCCCGCCATCGGCACCGCAAAGTGGTCTTTTCGACAGCGGAAAGTGAGCTTTGGCGTTAACGGCTTCTTCGGGATTCACCCGGTTTCGGTTCCATTGTGGGACAGACCTGTGCTGCGCCGCAAAAAACTGCCACTTTCTTGGTTAACACAGGCTTGAATCGCGGCTTAAGGGATTGCCCAATCCGCTTTTGCAAGTCTCTCTGGCACGAAGCGGAAAAGGCCGTCGGCTCCACTAAGGGGGCTGCAGGCTGCTTCCGATGAATGAAGAGAGACCAAGCGCATGTCAGTACGCATGGCCATTGCAAAGCTCAGCGCCGCAGCAGCCGGCGGAGCGATCATCGGTGGGGGCGCCGTTCACGTGGCAGAGCCACAGACCTCGCATGTCCGGTACAAATCGGATGAGAATGAGGGTGGGGAGCCGCAGCTCGTCGATGTGAAGACGGAAGGCGAAACGGTCGCCCGTCGTGAAATCCCGCGCGAACCCCGCGCCCAGCGCCGTCTGCGCCGCACGATCGAGCGCGCGCCGGAATGCTGTGAGGAAGAATATGCGCTCGCGGGCGTACCGCTTCCGCTTCCGCAGCTTCCCTCCGCGCCCGTGCGCGGTGGTGGCGGTGGCCAGCCGGTGATTATCGGCGGTTCGGGCGGCTTTGGCGGCGGCTTCGGCGGTGGTTTCTTTGGCGGCTTCTTCGGTGGCGGCGGCGGCGGTGGTGACGCCAGCGCAGTTGTCGATATGAGCACCACAACCACCACAACGACAGGTGGCGAACCGCAACCGCCTTCGACTTCCGGCTCGCCTCCGGGCTCACCTCCTGGCTCGCCTCCGGGCTCACCTCCAGGCTCTCCGCCGACAAGCACGACCACTTCCGGTGGCGAAAGCTCGGGCGGCATCAACATCATCATTGACATCGACAACAGCTCGACCGGATCGTCGACTTCGACATCAAGCTCGGGCGGTTCTACGTCTACATCGGGCGCTGTCTCCAGTTCGAGTTCCGGCGATGTCAGCAGCTCTTCGGGCAATGTGACGAGCACAAGCTCGACCGGTGAATTCTCGAGCACGACCTCCTCCTCGACCGGCGGCGTAACGAGCACGACGACCAGTTCGTCCGGCAGCATCACCAGTACGAGCGGGACGGTGACCAGCACATCTGGCCAGGTGTCCAGCACAGGCTCGTCGTCCGGCAATGTGTCCTCCTCGACCAGCGGTTCGAGCTCGTCCTCGACATCCTCAAGCACCTCGGGTGGCAGCGGATCGAGCACTTCGACCAGCAGCGGCACGAGTGGCACATCCGGTACTTCGGGAACGTCTGGCACAAGCGGAACCTCTGGAACGAGCGGCACGACCGGTCATCCGGGCACAACCACAGGCGGCATGACGACGTCCGGCACCACGACCACGGGCGGGATCACCAGCTCGGGTGGCTCGACCACGTCCTCGTCCTCGGGCAGCAGCACGAGCACGACGAGCGGGAATGTGACGTCCAGCACCACCACCGGCGGGAACACCACCTCGACCACCTCGGGCGGCGTGACCAGCACGAGCGGCAATGTCAGCACAAGCGGCGGTATCACCTCGACGACGACCTCCACCGGTGGATCGAGCGGTACTTCTGGCGCGAGCGGCAGCACCAGCACCGGCGGTGTGACGAGCACCACGACCACCAGTTCGGGCAGCATCAGCAGCACGAGCGGAACGGTGACGAGCACCACCGGTCAGGTGAGCAGCACCAGCTCCTCTTCGGGTAACGTCTCGAGCTCTACCAGTGGATCAAGCTCGACATCGACCAGCACCTCAACCTCGACGAGCACGTCCTCCTCGACGAGTACATCGAGCGGTACTTCGGGAACCAGCGGTACATCCGGCACGAGTGGCACTTCGGGCACAACCGGCACGCCGGTCCCGGCACCGGGCATGATGCTGCTCTTCGGCGCGGGTGCAGGCGCGGTATTCCTGCGCCGCCGCCGCAAGGATGGCAGTGAGGCTGAGGAAGGCGAACTCGAGACCGCTTAGGTCTCTTTCAGCGGCTGAAAGCAGAAGGGCGGTCGCAACCGGCCGCCCTTTTCTTTTGGCTTCGATCAGACGTAGCCGTTGATCAGCCGCCAGGGGTCCTCGCGGAACCACAGTGTCACGATGTGCTTGATACCGCGCGTCACGGGCATGCCCGCATGCAGCGTTTTCATATTCGGACGTCCGTCGGGCAGCATGTTGTTCCAGAGCAGCAAGCGGCCCGGCTCTGGTCGAATGCGCAGGTCCAGATGCGGAAAATCGGTCTCTCCGCCCTCGCGCGGCTGGTTGAGCGTCAGCATCGCTGTCCAGGTGCGCTGGCCGCCGTGGGTCGCTTCATGTTGCCAATAGCGCTCGCCCGTGTGGAAGAAATCGAAGTGATGCGTGTACTGCTGGCCCTTCTGATAGCGTTGCCCCTGCATGCGCTCGGCATGCAGGATATCGAGCCCTGCTATCTCGCAGATATAACGTTCCAGCTCGCTCGTGTGCGGATTACCGGGTTCGAAATGGTGTGTATTGCTGGTGCGGATCGTCACCTCATTCTCGCCTGCTAGGGTGGAAGGAACCGCATTCGCGTTGATCTCGCGGATGATATGCTTGCAGTCAGGACCGGTCAGAAACCGGTCGATCTGATACACTTCCGCGAGCCGTGTCGGCAGGCGCATCGCCTCCTTGACTTGCCCGAGTGAGCTGCGCACCTGATGGCCGATTGCAGCCAGCTTCTCGCGGTCGCAATCGGTGTCTTTGCTCGTCTTGGAGCTGGCCAGAGAGGCTTCATTCCCCATGGGCCGGGGTATGGCAGAATCCGGTCAATATTCCTTTAAATGGCGCGTAGGCCGATCAGCTTTCGGGTGAAGTAATCACCTCGCCGCCAGCAGCATCCCACGCCTGAATGCCGCCTTCCAGATGGCGCACGCGCGTGCCGAGGTAGCTGGCGAGCTGCTCTGCCGCGATACCCGAACGGCGACTGCTGCCGCAGTATAGGATCGTTTCACGCTCGGCTTCGATCGGGATGCTTGCCGGCACGAACGTCTGCAGCGGCGCATTGAGCGCGCCGGGCAGGCGACCTGCGGCAAACTCTTCCGGCGTGCGCACATCGATCAGCACGACTTCGCCCGCTGCGATCAGCGCCATCAGCTCGGAAGCGGGCAGCGTTTCGACCGAAGCCTGCTCCGAGGCTATCTCTTCCTGCGCCGCCGGTGTGGTGGCGCAGGAGGAAAGAGCCAGCGCAAATGCAGGGACTGCGATCAACGCCGCTCCGAGCCGCATGATTACGCCGCCAGCTTGCGCAGCACGTAGTGCAGGATGCCGCCGTTCTTGTAATACTCAAGCTCGTTGGCGGTATCGATGCGGCACAGCGCGGTGAAAGTGGAGGTGGAGCCGTCAGCCTTGGTGACTTCGACTTCGACATCCTGGCCCGGCGTCAGATCGGCAAGGCCCTTGATGCTGAAGGTGCAATCGCCATCGAGGCCGAGCGATTCGCGGTCATCGCCTTCCTTGAACTGCAGCGGGAGCACGCCCATGCCGATCAGGTTCGAGCGGTGGATACGCTCATAGCTTTCCACGATCACCGCGCGCACGCCGAGCAGGATTGTGCCCTTCGCAGCCCAGTCACGGCTCGAGCCCGTGCCATATTCCTTGCCGCCGATGACGACCAGCGGCGTGCCGTCTTCCTTATGCTTCATCGCCGCGTCGTAGATCGGCATCTGCTCGCCATTGTAGA is drawn from Aurantiacibacter sp. MUD61 and contains these coding sequences:
- the ruvB gene encoding Holliday junction branch migration DNA helicase RuvB; protein product: MTDQSIHTPDRQPDDPDAALRPKSLTEFIGQEAARDNLRVFIEAARKRGEAMDHTLFFGPPGLGKTTLAQIIAKELGVGFRATSGPVIAKAGDLAAILTNLEPHDVLFIDEIHRLNPVVEEVLYPAMEDRALDIIIGEGPSARSVRIDLPAFTLVGATTRQGLLTTPLRDRFGIPVRLQFYTENELSEVVRRGARLLDVAMADEGAREIARRARGTPRVAGRLLRRVRDFAQVKGSGEVTADIADEALTRLEIDSLGLDAMDRRYLTMIAETYKGGPVGVETLAAGLAEPRDTVEEVVEPYLIQLGLIARTARGRCLNDGGWNHLGITPPSAPQSGLFDSGK
- a CDS encoding PEP-CTERM sorting domain-containing protein (PEP-CTERM proteins occur, often in large numbers, in the proteomes of bacteria that also encode an exosortase, a predicted intramembrane cysteine proteinase. The presence of a PEP-CTERM domain at a protein's C-terminus predicts cleavage within the sorting domain, followed by covalent anchoring to some some component of the (usually Gram-negative) cell surface. Many PEP-CTERM proteins exhibit an unusual sequence composition that includes large numbers of potential glycosylation sites. Expression of one such protein has been shown restore the ability of a bacterium to form floc, a type of biofilm.), translated to MMLLFGAGAGAVFLRRRRKDGSEAEEGELETA
- a CDS encoding prolyl hydroxylase family protein — encoded protein: MGNEASLASSKTSKDTDCDREKLAAIGHQVRSSLGQVKEAMRLPTRLAEVYQIDRFLTGPDCKHIIREINANAVPSTLAGENEVTIRTSNTHHFEPGNPHTSELERYICEIAGLDILHAERMQGQRYQKGQQYTHHFDFFHTGERYWQHEATHGGQRTWTAMLTLNQPREGGETDFPHLDLRIRPEPGRLLLWNNMLPDGRPNMKTLHAGMPVTRGIKHIVTLWFREDPWRLINGYV
- a CDS encoding rhodanese-like domain-containing protein, yielding MRLGAALIAVPAFALALSSCATTPAAQEEIASEQASVETLPASELMALIAAGEVVLIDVRTPEEFAAGRLPGALNAPLQTFVPASIPIEAERETILYCGSSRRSGIAAEQLASYLGTRVRHLEGGIQAWDAAGGEVITSPES